A window of the Bacteroides thetaiotaomicron VPI-5482 genome harbors these coding sequences:
- a CDS encoding DUF4270 domain-containing protein translates to MKAKYALIALLAITFFGCDDNTGGLGLGMFPGNDQNIKGKLSTFDVTTESVKTGDIYAKTNIGYIGKFTDETFGTYQAGFLAQLNCPDGLTFPEPYKEVTDASGNVISATGRMVVDDKDPENKDVTFIKDGNQIIGNIRAVELYLWYDSYFGDSLTACRLSVYELGGNGKETLNLDNAYYTDINPEDFYDSQNILGTKAYTAVDLSVKDSIRNLSTYVPSVHIAFKEDIATRVGGNILTAARKAKNADKEFNSQLFREAFQGIYVKSDYGDGTVLYIDQPQMNVVYKCYATDSITGKKLQKKDGSGKDSTYYSYRVFATTREVIQANQLKNDPERIDALIKEDKNTYLKSPAGIFTEATLPISDIQNELTGDTLNAVKLTFTNYNQTGDKKFGMAIPSTVMLVRKKFQDSFFKDNKLSDGVSSYLTSHTSSTNQYVFSNITKLVNACIAEKEEAKKNAGSSWDETKWLQENPDWNKVVLIPVLVTYDSSNTTTGQANIIRIQHDLKPGYVRLKGGSLGKTNPDYKLKLEVISTDFGLTTKSN, encoded by the coding sequence ATGAAAGCAAAATATGCCTTGATAGCTTTACTGGCAATCACATTTTTCGGATGCGATGATAATACAGGCGGACTGGGATTAGGAATGTTCCCGGGCAATGACCAAAATATCAAAGGAAAGTTATCCACGTTTGATGTAACTACTGAATCTGTTAAGACAGGTGACATTTATGCGAAAACTAACATCGGTTATATTGGCAAATTCACTGATGAAACATTTGGCACTTATCAGGCTGGATTCTTGGCTCAGCTAAATTGTCCGGATGGACTAACTTTTCCTGAACCATACAAAGAAGTTACAGATGCAAGTGGTAATGTTATTTCAGCCACAGGAAGAATGGTTGTCGATGATAAAGATCCAGAAAATAAAGATGTTACTTTTATAAAAGACGGAAATCAAATCATAGGAAACATACGTGCAGTCGAACTCTACCTGTGGTATGACAGCTACTTTGGAGACTCATTGACAGCTTGTAGATTAAGTGTATATGAACTGGGAGGCAATGGGAAAGAGACATTAAATCTTGATAATGCTTACTATACCGATATTAACCCTGAGGATTTTTACGATAGTCAGAATATATTAGGAACCAAAGCATATACAGCCGTAGATCTTTCAGTAAAAGATTCTATTCGTAACCTAAGCACATATGTTCCAAGTGTGCATATTGCTTTCAAAGAGGATATAGCAACAAGAGTAGGTGGAAATATTTTAACTGCGGCAAGAAAAGCTAAAAATGCTGATAAGGAATTCAATAGCCAATTATTCAGAGAAGCTTTTCAAGGAATCTACGTTAAGAGCGACTATGGTGATGGAACTGTACTCTATATAGATCAGCCACAAATGAATGTAGTATACAAATGCTATGCAACAGATTCTATTACCGGAAAAAAATTACAGAAGAAAGACGGAAGTGGTAAGGACTCTACTTATTACTCTTATCGTGTGTTTGCTACAACTCGTGAAGTAATCCAAGCCAATCAATTAAAGAATGATCCCGAAAGGATAGATGCATTAATTAAGGAAGATAAAAACACTTATTTAAAGAGTCCGGCAGGTATTTTCACCGAAGCTACACTACCCATTTCAGATATACAAAATGAATTGACAGGCGATACCTTAAATGCAGTAAAACTGACATTCACTAATTACAATCAAACAGGTGATAAGAAGTTTGGTATGGCTATACCATCTACTGTAATGCTTGTACGTAAGAAATTCCAGGATAGCTTCTTTAAAGACAATAAGCTGAGCGATGGTGTATCTTCTTATCTAACTTCACACACAAGTAGCACGAACCAATATGTATTCAGCAACATCACCAAATTGGTAAATGCTTGTATTGCAGAAAAGGAAGAGGCTAAAAAGAATGCTGGTAGTTCATGGGATGAAACTAAATGGTTACAAGAAAACCCTGATTGGAACAAAGTAGTCCTTATACCTGTACTTGTGACTTATGACTCTTCAAATACTACAACTGGTCAAGCTAATATTATTAGAATACAACATGATTTAAAACCAGGTTATGTACGGCTGAAAGGTGGAAGTCTAGGCAAAACAAATCCTGATTACAAGTTGAAACTTGAAGTTATTTCTACAGACTTCGGATTAACAACTAAGTCAAACTAA
- a CDS encoding glycogen/starch synthase produces the protein MTKANKVLFITQEITPYVSESEMANIGRNLPQAIQEKGREIRTFMPKWGNINERRNQLHEVIRLSGMNLIIDDTDHPLIIKVASIQSARMQVYFIDNDDYFQNRLQTADENGVEYDDNDSRAIFYARGVLETVKKLRWCPDVIHCHGWMTALAPLYIKKAYKDEPSFRDAKVVFSVYEDDFKNTLSEDFATKLMLKGITKKDLAGLKEPVDYAALCKLAVDYSDGIIQNSAKVDESIIEYARQSGKLVLDYQDPENYANACNEFYDQVWETTTNKEEE, from the coding sequence ATGACAAAGGCGAATAAAGTTTTATTTATTACTCAAGAGATTACACCTTACGTTTCAGAATCCGAAATGGCCAATATAGGTAGAAACCTTCCACAGGCAATACAAGAAAAAGGCCGTGAAATCAGGACATTTATGCCTAAATGGGGAAACATTAACGAACGCAGAAATCAACTGCATGAAGTAATTCGCCTCTCCGGTATGAACCTGATCATCGACGATACTGATCACCCCCTTATTATAAAAGTTGCTTCTATTCAATCCGCACGTATGCAGGTATATTTCATCGATAATGATGATTATTTCCAGAATCGCTTGCAGACAGCGGACGAAAATGGTGTGGAATACGATGACAACGACAGTCGTGCTATCTTTTATGCACGCGGTGTGCTGGAAACAGTGAAGAAGCTTCGCTGGTGTCCCGACGTTATCCACTGTCACGGATGGATGACGGCATTGGCTCCTCTTTATATTAAGAAGGCCTACAAGGACGAACCATCGTTCCGTGATGCCAAAGTTGTATTCTCGGTATATGAAGATGATTTCAAGAATACGCTCAGTGAAGATTTTGCAACCAAACTGATGTTGAAAGGCATCACCAAGAAGGATTTGGCTGGTTTGAAGGAACCGGTAGACTATGCGGCACTTTGTAAACTTGCCGTTGATTATTCTGACGGAATCATACAAAACAGCGCAAAGGTAGACGAATCAATCATTGAGTACGCCCGCCAATCAGGCAAACTGGTACTTGATTATCAGGATCCGGAAAACTACGCAAACGCTTGCAACGAATTCTACGATCAGGTATGGGAAACCACTACAAATAAAGAAGAAGAATAA
- the panC gene encoding pantoate--beta-alanine ligase codes for MKVIHTIKDLQAELTALRAQGKKVGLVPTMGALHAGHASLVKRSVSENGVTVVSVFVNPTQFNDKNDLAKYPRTLDADCRLLEDCGAAFAFAPSVEEMYPQPDTREFSYAPLDTVMEGAFRPGHFNGVCQIVSKLFDAVQPDRAYFGEKDFQQLAIIREMVRQMDYKLEIVGCPIVREEDGLALSSRNKRLSARERENALNISQTLFKSRTFAASHTVSETQKMVEEAIEDAPGLRLEYFEIVDGNTLQKVSSWEDSLYVVGCITVFCGEVRLIDNIKYKEI; via the coding sequence ATGAAAGTAATACACACTATCAAGGACTTACAGGCCGAATTGACGGCACTGAGAGCCCAGGGTAAGAAGGTAGGACTGGTACCCACAATGGGTGCTTTACATGCAGGACACGCATCACTGGTAAAGCGCAGCGTAAGTGAGAATGGTGTAACAGTAGTGAGTGTTTTTGTAAATCCCACTCAGTTTAACGATAAAAACGATTTAGCAAAGTATCCGCGTACATTGGATGCTGACTGCCGCTTGTTGGAAGATTGCGGGGCAGCATTTGCCTTTGCTCCTTCGGTAGAAGAGATGTATCCACAGCCGGATACGCGTGAATTCAGCTATGCTCCGTTGGATACGGTGATGGAAGGGGCTTTCCGTCCGGGACATTTCAACGGAGTTTGCCAGATTGTCAGCAAGTTGTTTGACGCGGTGCAACCGGATCGTGCTTATTTCGGAGAGAAAGATTTCCAGCAACTGGCGATTATTCGGGAGATGGTTCGTCAGATGGATTATAAACTGGAAATTGTAGGTTGTCCTATCGTTCGTGAAGAGGACGGATTGGCTCTGAGCAGTCGGAATAAACGTTTATCAGCACGAGAACGTGAAAATGCTTTAAATATTTCTCAGACATTATTTAAAAGTCGTACCTTTGCAGCATCTCATACAGTGAGTGAGACGCAGAAGATGGTAGAAGAAGCGATAGAGGATGCTCCGGGATTGCGTTTGGAGTATTTTGAAATCGTTGACGGAAACACGCTGCAAAAGGTAAGCAGTTGGGAGGATTCTCTGTATGTAGTAGGCTGTATCACAGTGTTCTGCGGAGAGGTCAGACTGATTGATAATATCAAGTATAAAGAAATCTAA
- the panD gene encoding aspartate 1-decarboxylase, protein MMIEVLKSKIHCARVTEANLNYMGSITIDEDLLDAANMIPGEKVYIADNNNGERFETYIIKGERGSGKICLNGAAARKVQPDDIVIIMSYALMDFEEAKSFKPTVIFPDPATNSVVK, encoded by the coding sequence ATGATGATTGAAGTGTTGAAGTCGAAAATTCATTGTGCACGTGTCACAGAGGCAAATTTGAACTACATGGGTAGTATCACGATTGACGAAGACCTGCTGGATGCTGCCAACATGATTCCGGGAGAAAAAGTGTACATCGCTGATAACAACAATGGCGAACGCTTTGAAACCTACATTATCAAAGGTGAACGCGGTTCCGGTAAGATTTGTCTGAACGGTGCTGCCGCCCGCAAGGTGCAACCGGATGATATTGTGATTATCATGTCGTACGCATTGATGGATTTTGAGGAAGCGAAGTCGTTTAAACCGACCGTGATTTTCCCGGACCCTGCGACGAATAGCGTAGTGAAGTAA
- a CDS encoding bifunctional dihydroorotate dehydrogenase B NAD binding subunit/NADPH-dependent glutamate synthase produces the protein MNKIISKERFSEKVFKLEIEAPLIAKSRKAGHFVIVRVGDKGERMPLTIAGSDLKKGTITLVIQEVGLSSTRLCELNEGDYITDVVGPLGQATHIENFGTVVCAGGGVGVAPMLPIVQALKAAGNRVITVLAGRNKDLIILEKEMRESSDEVIIMTDDGSYGRKGLVTEGVEEVIKREKVDKCFAIGPAIMMKFVCLLTKKYEIPTDVSLNTIMVDGTGMCGACRITVGGKTKFVCVDGPEFDGHQVDFDEMLKRMGAFKKIEREEMNKLQPECEATKEIDEKSRNAAWRQELRKSMKPKERTAIPRVEMNELDAEYRSHSRKEEVNQGLTAEQAVTEAKRCLDCANPGCMEGCPVGIDIPRFIKNIERGEFLEAAKTLKETSALPAVCGRVCPQEKQCESKCIHLKMNEKPVAIGYLERFAADFERESGQISVPVIAEKNGIKVAVIGSGPAGLSFAGDMAKYGYDVTVFEALHEIGGVLKYGIPEFRLPNKIVDVEIDNLVKMGVTFIKDCIVGKTISVEDLKEEGFKGIFVASGAGLPNFMNIPGENSINIMSSNEYLTRVNLMDAASEDSDTPVAFGKNVAVIGGGNTAMDSVRTAKRLGAERAMIIYRRSEEEMPARIEEVKHAKEEGVEFLTLHNPIEYIADEQGCVKQVILQKMELGEPDASGRRSPVAIPGATETIDIDLAIVSVGVSPNPIVPSSIKGLELGRKGTIAVDDNMESSIPMIYAGGDIVRGGATVILAMGDGRKAAAAMNEQLQSK, from the coding sequence ATGAACAAAATCATTAGCAAAGAACGCTTTTCTGAGAAAGTGTTTAAACTTGAAATTGAAGCTCCTTTAATTGCTAAATCCCGCAAAGCCGGCCACTTCGTCATTGTACGTGTAGGCGACAAGGGAGAACGTATGCCTCTGACGATTGCCGGTTCTGATTTGAAGAAAGGCACCATCACTCTGGTGATACAGGAAGTCGGGCTCTCCTCTACCCGTCTTTGTGAATTGAACGAAGGTGATTATATCACTGATGTAGTAGGTCCGCTCGGACAAGCTACTCATATTGAGAATTTCGGAACAGTTGTTTGTGCTGGTGGTGGTGTAGGTGTTGCTCCGATGCTTCCTATCGTACAGGCTTTGAAAGCTGCCGGAAACAGAGTGATCACTGTATTGGCAGGACGTAACAAAGACCTTATCATTCTGGAAAAAGAAATGCGCGAAAGCTCCGATGAGGTGATTATTATGACGGACGATGGCTCTTACGGGCGTAAAGGTCTGGTAACCGAAGGCGTGGAAGAAGTCATCAAACGTGAAAAGGTAGATAAATGCTTCGCCATCGGCCCTGCTATCATGATGAAGTTCGTTTGTCTGCTGACAAAGAAATATGAGATTCCTACCGACGTTTCATTAAATACCATCATGGTAGACGGAACCGGCATGTGTGGTGCTTGCCGTATCACGGTAGGAGGAAAAACGAAGTTCGTTTGTGTTGACGGTCCCGAATTCGACGGTCATCAGGTGGACTTTGATGAAATGCTGAAACGTATGGGTGCGTTCAAAAAAATAGAGCGTGAAGAGATGAACAAACTCCAGCCCGAATGTGAAGCAACGAAAGAGATAGATGAGAAAAGCCGCAACGCAGCCTGGAGACAGGAACTGCGCAAATCGATGAAACCGAAAGAACGTACAGCTATTCCACGTGTCGAGATGAACGAACTCGATGCCGAATACCGTTCACATAGCCGCAAGGAAGAAGTAAACCAGGGTCTGACCGCTGAGCAAGCTGTTACAGAAGCCAAGCGTTGTCTGGACTGCGCTAACCCTGGATGTATGGAAGGGTGTCCGGTAGGCATCGACATTCCGCGCTTCATTAAGAACATTGAGCGTGGCGAATTCCTCGAAGCAGCCAAAACACTGAAAGAGACAAGTGCGCTTCCGGCTGTATGCGGTCGTGTCTGCCCACAGGAAAAGCAATGCGAATCCAAATGTATACACTTGAAGATGAATGAAAAACCGGTAGCTATCGGTTATCTGGAACGCTTCGCTGCTGACTTCGAACGTGAAAGCGGACAAATTTCAGTACCTGTCATTGCCGAAAAGAACGGCATCAAAGTGGCGGTGATCGGTTCGGGTCCTGCCGGATTATCATTCGCAGGTGATATGGCAAAATACGGTTATGATGTAACAGTATTCGAGGCACTCCACGAAATCGGCGGTGTATTAAAATATGGTATTCCGGAATTCCGTCTGCCAAACAAGATTGTAGATGTAGAAATAGACAACCTCGTTAAAATGGGCGTTACTTTCATCAAAGACTGCATTGTAGGAAAAACAATCAGTGTGGAAGATTTGAAGGAAGAAGGTTTTAAAGGAATATTTGTCGCTTCCGGTGCCGGTTTGCCTAACTTTATGAATATACCGGGCGAAAACTCGATCAATATCATGTCTTCCAACGAATACCTCACTCGTGTCAATCTAATGGATGCTGCGAGCGAAGACTCTGACACTCCGGTAGCTTTCGGCAAAAATGTGGCTGTCATCGGTGGTGGTAATACTGCTATGGACTCTGTCCGTACAGCCAAACGCCTGGGTGCTGAACGTGCTATGATCATCTACCGCCGTTCGGAAGAAGAAATGCCTGCACGTATCGAGGAAGTGAAGCATGCCAAAGAAGAAGGAGTCGAATTCCTGACATTGCACAATCCGATTGAATATATTGCCGACGAACAAGGTTGCGTGAAACAGGTCATTCTCCAGAAGATGGAATTAGGAGAGCCGGATGCTTCCGGACGTCGCAGTCCTGTAGCCATTCCGGGAGCTACGGAAACAATCGATATCGATCTGGCCATCGTCAGTGTCGGTGTATCTCCGAACCCGATTGTTCCGAGTTCCATTAAAGGACTGGAATTAGGACGCAAAGGAACCATTGCCGTAGATGACAACATGGAATCATCTATTCCGATGATCTATGCCGGCGGAGACATTGTGCGCGGAGGAGCTACCGTAATCCTTGCCATGGGAGATGGCCGTAAAGCCGCCGCTGCCATGAATGAACAACTGCAAAGCAAGTAA
- the gluP gene encoding glucose/galactose MFS transporter, protein MTKNTKSFVLPLAFIGVMFFSLGFALGINSVLVPVLKGSLEISSAESYLIIAATFIPFLIFGYPAGLTIKKIGYKRTMVLSFLMFAIAFGLFIPSASYESFPLFLLASFISGSANAYLQAAVNPYITILGPIDSAAKRISIMGICNKLAWPIPPLFLAFLIGKEVTDITVADLFLPFYVIIAAFIALGIIAYMAPLPEVKAVGEDDSEEAAEACPYAAKKTSIWQFPHLLLGCLALFLYVGVETVSLGTLVDYATSLHLENAAMYAWIAPIGIVIGYICGIIFIPKYMSQATALKICSVLAIIGSVLVVLTPADISIYFISFMALGCSLMWPALWPLAMADLGKFTKSGSSLLIMAMAGGAVIPTLFGYLKDISDIQKAYWICLPCFLFILYYGVAGYKIRTK, encoded by the coding sequence ATGACAAAAAACACAAAAAGTTTCGTATTGCCATTGGCATTCATTGGCGTTATGTTCTTTTCACTGGGCTTCGCCCTTGGTATCAACTCAGTATTAGTCCCCGTATTGAAGGGATCACTGGAAATCAGTTCGGCCGAATCATATCTGATCATTGCCGCCACTTTCATCCCGTTCCTTATTTTTGGTTATCCGGCAGGCCTTACAATCAAAAAAATCGGATACAAACGAACAATGGTCCTTTCATTCCTTATGTTTGCCATAGCCTTCGGACTTTTCATACCATCGGCAAGTTATGAAAGTTTTCCTCTGTTTTTATTGGCTTCCTTTATCAGCGGAAGTGCCAACGCTTATCTGCAAGCTGCTGTAAACCCGTATATCACGATTCTGGGACCGATAGACAGTGCTGCCAAACGTATCAGCATTATGGGTATATGCAACAAACTCGCATGGCCGATTCCTCCTTTATTCCTGGCTTTCCTAATCGGAAAAGAAGTGACCGATATTACAGTAGCTGACCTGTTTCTGCCATTCTACGTTATTATCGCCGCATTCATCGCACTAGGTATTATCGCATACATGGCTCCCCTACCGGAAGTCAAAGCCGTCGGTGAAGACGACAGCGAAGAGGCAGCCGAAGCCTGTCCGTACGCCGCAAAGAAAACCTCCATCTGGCAATTCCCGCATTTATTATTAGGATGTCTTGCTCTCTTCTTATATGTAGGTGTAGAAACCGTATCACTGGGTACATTAGTAGATTATGCCACCAGCCTTCATTTGGAAAATGCAGCAATGTATGCCTGGATTGCCCCGATAGGCATTGTGATCGGTTACATCTGCGGCATCATCTTCATCCCTAAATATATGAGCCAGGCTACAGCACTGAAGATTTGTTCAGTGCTGGCTATCATCGGTTCCGTACTAGTAGTACTTACACCTGCCGATATATCCATCTATTTCATCTCATTTATGGCATTGGGATGTTCTTTAATGTGGCCTGCCCTATGGCCTTTGGCTATGGCAGATTTAGGAAAGTTCACCAAATCCGGTTCATCTCTTCTGATCATGGCAATGGCAGGCGGTGCTGTTATTCCGACCTTATTTGGCTATCTGAAAGACATTTCCGATATTCAGAAAGCATATTGGATTTGCCTTCCCTGCTTCCTGTTTATTCTATATTATGGGGTAGCCGGATACAAAATCAGAACGAAATAA
- the serS gene encoding serine--tRNA ligase: MLTIKQITENTEAVLRGLEKKHFKNAKETIDEVIALNDKRRTTQNLLDKNLAEVNSLSRTIGQLMKEGKKEEAEAARARVAELKESNKALDATMTQAATDMQNVLYTIPNIPYDSVPEGVGAEDNVVEKMGGMETELPKDALPHWELAKKYDLIDFDLGVKITGAGFPVYKGKGAQLQRALINFFLDEARKSGYTEIMPPTVVNAASGYGTGQLPDKEGQMYHCEVDDLYLIPTAEVPVTNIYRDVILEEKQLPIMNCAYTQCFRREAGSYGKDVRGLNRLHEFSKVELVRIDKPEHSKESHQQMLDHVEGLLQKLELPYRILRLCGGDMSFTAALCFDFEVYSEAQKRWLEVSSVSNFDTYQANRLKCRYRSAEKKTELCHTLNGSALALPRIVAALLENNQTPEGIRIPKALVPYCGFDMID; encoded by the coding sequence ATGCTTACCATTAAACAAATTACAGAAAATACAGAAGCGGTACTCCGCGGACTGGAAAAAAAGCATTTCAAGAATGCAAAAGAGACGATTGACGAAGTCATCGCCCTCAACGACAAGAGACGTACTACGCAAAACCTATTAGATAAGAACCTGGCAGAGGTTAATTCACTTTCCCGCACGATCGGTCAGCTGATGAAAGAAGGAAAGAAAGAAGAAGCCGAAGCTGCACGTGCACGTGTTGCCGAACTGAAAGAAAGCAACAAAGCGCTGGACGCTACCATGACACAGGCTGCTACAGACATGCAGAATGTACTTTATACGATCCCCAACATTCCTTATGACAGCGTACCCGAAGGCGTAGGTGCCGAAGACAATGTCGTAGAAAAGATGGGAGGCATGGAAACAGAACTTCCCAAAGATGCACTGCCTCACTGGGAACTGGCTAAAAAATACGATTTAATCGATTTCGACCTAGGTGTAAAGATTACAGGTGCAGGCTTCCCCGTATACAAAGGAAAAGGTGCCCAACTGCAACGTGCCCTGATCAACTTCTTCCTGGACGAAGCACGCAAATCCGGATATACTGAAATCATGCCGCCGACAGTAGTCAATGCCGCTTCAGGTTATGGTACAGGCCAGCTTCCCGACAAAGAAGGACAGATGTATCATTGCGAAGTAGATGATCTCTATCTGATCCCGACAGCCGAAGTACCTGTCACTAACATCTACCGTGATGTTATCCTGGAAGAAAAACAGTTGCCGATTATGAACTGTGCATACACACAATGTTTCCGTCGCGAAGCCGGTTCTTACGGTAAAGACGTACGCGGGCTGAACCGTCTGCACGAATTCTCCAAAGTAGAATTAGTGCGTATCGACAAGCCGGAACATTCTAAAGAATCCCACCAGCAAATGCTTGACCACGTAGAAGGCCTGTTGCAGAAACTGGAACTTCCATACCGTATACTCCGCCTTTGTGGTGGTGATATGAGCTTTACTGCTGCGCTTTGTTTCGACTTCGAAGTATACTCCGAAGCACAGAAACGCTGGCTGGAAGTAAGTTCCGTATCTAACTTCGACACTTACCAGGCCAACCGGCTGAAATGCCGCTACCGTAGTGCAGAAAAGAAAACAGAACTCTGCCATACGTTAAATGGATCAGCACTGGCACTACCACGTATCGTCGCCGCTTTATTGGAAAACAATCAAACCCCCGAAGGAATTAGAATTCCTAAAGCATTGGTTCCATACTGCGGTTTCGACATGATAGACTAA
- the rpmA gene encoding 50S ribosomal protein L27 gives MAHKKGVGSSKNGRESHSKRLGVKIFGGEACKAGNIIIRQRGTEFHPGENIGMGKDHTLFALVDGTVKFKVGREDRRYVSIIPAEATEA, from the coding sequence ATGGCACATAAAAAAGGTGTCGGTAGTTCTAAGAACGGCCGCGAATCACATAGCAAAAGATTAGGCGTTAAGATATTTGGTGGTGAAGCTTGCAAAGCAGGTAATATTATCATTCGTCAAAGAGGTACTGAATTCCATCCGGGTGAAAACATCGGAATGGGTAAAGACCACACTCTTTTCGCTTTAGTAGATGGTACAGTTAAATTTAAAGTAGGTAGAGAAGACAGAAGATATGTTTCTATCATCCCTGCTGAAGCAACAGAAGCATAA
- the rplU gene encoding 50S ribosomal protein L21, with translation MYAIVEINGQQFKAEAGQKLFVHHIEGAENGSTVEFEKVLLVDKDGNVTVGAPTVEGAKVVCQVISNLVKGDKVLVFHKKRRKGYRKLNGHRQQFTELTITEVVA, from the coding sequence ATGTACGCAATTGTAGAAATTAACGGTCAGCAATTTAAAGCAGAAGCTGGTCAGAAACTGTTCGTTCACCACATTGAAGGTGCAGAAAACGGTTCAACTGTAGAATTTGAAAAAGTTCTTTTAGTAGACAAAGACGGAAACGTAACTGTAGGTGCTCCGACTGTAGAAGGTGCTAAAGTTGTTTGCCAGGTTATTTCAAACTTGGTTAAAGGTGACAAAGTTCTTGTATTCCACAAGAAAAGAAGAAAAGGTTACAGAAAACTGAACGGTCACCGTCAGCAGTTCACAGAGTTAACAATCACAGAAGTAGTAGCTTAA
- a CDS encoding HAD-IA family hydrolase, with protein MNYKTYLFDFDYTLADSSRGIVTCFRNVLNRHQYTNVTDEAIKRTIGKTLEESFSILTGVTDWEQLTAFRQEYRLEADVHMNVNTRLFPDTLSTLKELKERGARIGIISTKYRFRILSFLDEYLPENFLDIVVGGEDVQAAKPSPEGIKFALEHLGRTPQETLYIGDSTVDAETAQNAGVDFAGVLNGMTTADELRAYPHRFIMENLSGLLYI; from the coding sequence ATGAATTATAAAACTTATTTATTCGATTTCGACTATACACTAGCCGATTCATCACGGGGTATCGTTACTTGTTTCAGAAATGTACTTAATCGTCACCAATATACGAATGTCACTGACGAAGCGATCAAACGTACCATTGGTAAAACATTGGAAGAATCTTTCAGCATACTGACCGGAGTCACCGACTGGGAACAGCTCACCGCTTTTCGACAAGAGTACAGACTGGAAGCGGATGTTCACATGAACGTGAATACCCGCCTTTTTCCTGATACACTCTCTACTCTGAAAGAACTAAAAGAGCGAGGTGCCCGCATCGGCATTATCTCTACTAAATACCGTTTCCGTATACTTAGTTTTCTGGATGAGTATCTGCCGGAAAACTTTCTCGACATAGTGGTAGGCGGAGAAGATGTACAAGCTGCCAAGCCTTCACCGGAAGGAATAAAATTCGCTCTCGAACACTTGGGCAGGACTCCGCAAGAAACCTTATACATCGGAGACAGTACTGTGGATGCCGAAACAGCACAAAATGCGGGAGTAGATTTTGCAGGTGTCCTTAATGGAATGACTACCGCTGACGAACTCAGAGCATATCCGCACCGGTTTATTATGGAGAATTTATCCGGTTTGCTATATATCTGA
- a CDS encoding TraB/GumN family protein — protein sequence MKSFIGAVIFICVALSANAQLLWKVSGNGLSSPSYIMGTHHLAPLSVKDGITGLQKAMDETQQVYGELKMSDIQSPATIQKMQKMMMIESDTTLTTLLSPEDYETANKFCKENLMMDLNMAPKIKPAFLLNNIAVVAYIKHIGNYNPQEQLDTYFQTQATQKGKKVDGLETPDFQFNLLYNGISLQRQAQLLMCTLNNIDKEVESLKRLTDAYMKQDLETMLKINEERKGNQCDALPTEEDALIYDRNKTWAQKLPAIMKAAPTFVAVGALHLPGNKGLLSLLKKQGYTVEAVK from the coding sequence ATGAAATCGTTTATTGGAGCAGTCATATTTATCTGCGTAGCGTTAAGCGCAAACGCACAGCTTTTATGGAAAGTATCTGGTAACGGACTTAGCAGCCCTTCATACATTATGGGGACTCACCATCTCGCTCCGTTGAGTGTCAAAGACGGCATTACCGGACTACAGAAAGCGATGGATGAAACACAACAGGTATATGGAGAACTGAAAATGTCGGATATCCAGTCTCCGGCCACCATCCAGAAGATGCAGAAAATGATGATGATAGAAAGCGATACGACTCTGACTACCCTCCTCTCACCGGAAGATTACGAAACCGCTAATAAATTCTGCAAGGAGAACCTGATGATGGACCTCAACATGGCACCCAAAATCAAACCGGCTTTCTTACTGAACAACATAGCAGTAGTGGCGTACATCAAGCACATCGGAAACTATAATCCGCAAGAACAGCTCGATACTTATTTCCAGACTCAGGCAACACAAAAAGGAAAAAAAGTGGATGGACTGGAAACTCCGGATTTCCAGTTTAACCTGCTATACAATGGAATTTCCCTGCAACGCCAAGCCCAACTGCTCATGTGTACCCTCAATAACATCGACAAAGAGGTGGAAAGCCTCAAAAGACTGACAGATGCCTACATGAAACAAGATTTGGAAACCATGTTGAAAATCAACGAAGAGCGTAAAGGAAATCAATGTGATGCACTTCCCACAGAAGAAGATGCCCTAATTTACGACCGCAATAAAACATGGGCACAGAAACTACCGGCTATCATGAAAGCCGCTCCTACCTTCGTTGCAGTCGGCGCTTTGCACCTGCCGGGTAATAAAGGCTTATTAAGCTTACTGAAAAAACAGGGATATACAGTAGAAGCAGTAAAATAA